Proteins encoded in a region of the Watersipora subatra chromosome 5, tzWatSuba1.1, whole genome shotgun sequence genome:
- the LOC137396403 gene encoding ectin-like gives MDHKLLSILLLAAVIGAISAGDSYTGGYWSPWSRWATCNVYCGGGTQSRARHCRFDGQGPPGDYGCTEKISPDIQRRACNTQCCPVDGHWSSWSSWSYVSGSQVSNYYLRKRTRTCTNPPPSCGGRYCYGDSQQIKKIYAQH, from the exons ATGG atcacaaGCTCCTTTCTATTCTTCTACTCGCTGCTGTCATTG GTGCGATAAGTGCAGGCGACTCATATACCGGTGGATACTGGTCACCATGGTCAAGGTGGGCAACATGTAATGTATACTGTGGAGGTGGCACCCAAAGCAGAGCCAGACACTGCAGATTTGATGGACAAGGTCCCCCTGGAGATTACGGATGCACTGAAAAGATAAGTCCAGATATTCAGAGGAGAGCGTGCAACACTCAATGCTGCCCAG TGGATGGTCACTGGTCAAGCTGGAGTAGTTGGTCTTATGTCTCTGGATCACAGGTGTCTAACTACTATCTTAGAAAAAGAACCAGAACTTGCACCAATCCTCCACCATCCTGCGGTGGAAGATACTGTTATGGTGATTCTCAACAGATCAAAAAGA TTTATGCACAACACTAA